A DNA window from Streptomyces sp. 71268 contains the following coding sequences:
- a CDS encoding nucleoside triphosphate pyrophosphatase, with the protein MNAHHADRTGPRRLILASQSPARLGLLRQAGLAPEVIVSGVDEDALSADSPARLALVLAEAKARAVAERPAAADALVVGCDSVLELDGQALGKPADAEEATARWKAMRGRSGVLQTGHCVIDTATGAQASATASTTVRFGQPEDAEIAAYVASGEPLYVAGAFTLDGRSAPFIDGIDGDPGNVIGLSLPLLRRLLAELGTGITDLWQPPTR; encoded by the coding sequence ATGAACGCCCACCACGCCGACCGCACCGGCCCCCGACGCCTCATCCTCGCCTCGCAGTCGCCCGCCCGACTCGGCCTGCTCCGCCAGGCGGGGCTGGCCCCCGAGGTGATCGTCAGCGGCGTGGACGAGGACGCGCTCAGCGCCGACTCGCCCGCGCGCCTGGCACTGGTGCTCGCCGAGGCCAAGGCGCGCGCCGTGGCCGAGCGCCCGGCGGCGGCCGACGCGCTCGTCGTCGGCTGCGACTCGGTCCTCGAACTGGACGGACAGGCACTCGGCAAGCCGGCCGACGCCGAGGAGGCCACCGCGCGCTGGAAGGCGATGCGGGGCCGCTCCGGCGTGCTCCAGACCGGCCACTGCGTCATCGACACCGCGACCGGCGCGCAGGCCAGCGCCACGGCCTCGACCACCGTCCGCTTCGGGCAACCGGAGGACGCGGAGATCGCGGCGTACGTGGCCAGCGGCGAACCCCTGTACGTGGCGGGCGCGTTCACGCTCGACGGCCGCTCGGCGCCGTTCATCGACGGCATCGACGGGGACCCGGGCAACGTGATCGGCCTGTCGCTGCCGCTGCTGCGCCGCCTGCTGGCCGAACTGGGCACCGGCATCACCGACTTGTGGCAGCCGCCGACCCGCTGA
- a CDS encoding acyl-CoA carboxylase epsilon subunit: MIKVVRGNPTPEELAAALAVVRARAAARGAAASDGEAPQEWSDPARTVPGRRLPHPGPKAWRTAFWPA; the protein is encoded by the coding sequence GTGATCAAGGTTGTACGGGGTAACCCGACCCCCGAGGAGCTCGCCGCCGCCCTGGCGGTGGTCCGGGCCCGCGCGGCAGCGCGCGGCGCCGCCGCGTCCGACGGCGAGGCCCCACAGGAGTGGTCCGACCCGGCCCGCACCGTCCCCGGCCGCCGGCTGCCCCACCCGGGGCCGAAGGCGTGGCGCACGGCCTTCTGGCCGGCCTGA
- a CDS encoding acyl-CoA carboxylase subunit beta has protein sequence MSEPEYDIHTTAGKLADFQRRVQEATHAGSARAVEKQHAKGKLTARERIDLLLDEGSFAELDEFARHRSTNFGIEKNRPYGDGVVTGYGTVDGRPVCVYSQDFTIFGGSLGEVYGEKIVKVMDFALKHGCPVIGINDGGGARIQEGVVALGLFAEIFRRNVHGSGVIPQISLIVGPCAGGAVYSPAITDFTVMVDQTSHMFITGPDVIKTVTGEDVGFEELGGARTHNTTSGVAHHMAGDEKDAIEYIKALLSYLPSNNLSEPPVFPEEADLEVTPEDLELDTLIPDSANQPYDMHQAIEHVLDDAEFLETQALFAPNIITGFGRVEGHPVGIVANQPLQFAGCLDIDASEKAARFVRTCDAFNVPVLTFVDVPGFLPGVDQEYSGIIRRGAKLIYAYAEATVPLITVITRKAFGGAYDVMGSKHLGADLNLAWPTAQIAVMGAQGAVNILHRRTIAAAETPERAEELRKELIADYEDALLNPYVAAERGYVDAVIMPSETRRHIVRGLRTLRNKRESLPPKKHGNIPL, from the coding sequence ATGTCCGAGCCGGAATACGACATCCACACCACCGCGGGGAAGCTCGCGGACTTCCAGCGCCGCGTGCAGGAGGCCACCCACGCGGGCTCCGCCCGGGCGGTGGAGAAGCAGCACGCCAAGGGCAAGCTCACCGCGCGCGAGCGGATCGACCTGCTGCTGGACGAGGGGTCGTTCGCCGAGCTGGACGAGTTCGCGCGGCACCGCTCGACGAACTTCGGCATCGAGAAGAACCGCCCGTACGGTGACGGCGTGGTCACCGGGTACGGCACCGTGGACGGGCGCCCGGTGTGCGTGTACTCGCAGGACTTCACCATCTTCGGCGGCTCGCTGGGCGAGGTCTACGGCGAGAAGATCGTCAAGGTGATGGACTTCGCGCTCAAGCACGGGTGCCCGGTCATCGGCATCAACGACGGCGGCGGCGCGCGCATCCAGGAGGGCGTGGTGGCGCTCGGCCTGTTCGCCGAGATCTTCCGCCGCAACGTGCACGGCTCGGGCGTCATCCCGCAGATCAGCCTCATCGTCGGCCCGTGCGCCGGCGGCGCGGTGTACTCGCCCGCGATCACGGACTTCACCGTGATGGTCGACCAGACCTCGCACATGTTCATCACCGGCCCCGACGTGATCAAGACCGTCACCGGCGAGGACGTGGGCTTCGAGGAGCTGGGCGGCGCCCGTACGCACAACACCACCTCGGGCGTGGCGCACCACATGGCGGGCGACGAGAAGGACGCCATCGAGTACATCAAGGCTCTCCTGTCCTACCTGCCCTCCAACAACCTCTCCGAGCCGCCCGTCTTCCCGGAGGAGGCCGACCTCGAGGTCACGCCGGAGGACCTGGAGCTCGACACGCTGATCCCGGACTCGGCGAACCAGCCGTACGACATGCACCAGGCCATCGAGCACGTGCTCGACGACGCGGAGTTCCTGGAGACGCAGGCGCTGTTCGCGCCCAACATCATCACCGGCTTCGGCCGCGTCGAGGGCCACCCGGTGGGCATCGTGGCCAACCAGCCGCTCCAGTTCGCGGGGTGCCTGGACATCGACGCGTCCGAGAAGGCCGCCCGCTTCGTGCGCACCTGCGACGCCTTCAACGTGCCGGTGCTCACCTTCGTGGACGTGCCCGGCTTCCTGCCCGGCGTGGACCAGGAGTACAGCGGCATCATCCGGCGCGGCGCCAAGCTGATCTACGCGTACGCGGAGGCCACCGTTCCGCTGATCACGGTCATCACCCGCAAGGCGTTCGGCGGGGCGTACGACGTGATGGGCTCCAAGCATCTGGGCGCGGACCTCAACCTGGCCTGGCCCACGGCGCAGATCGCGGTCATGGGCGCACAGGGCGCGGTCAACATCCTGCACCGGCGCACCATTGCCGCCGCCGAGACCCCCGAGCGCGCCGAGGAACTGCGCAAGGAACTCATCGCCGATTACGAGGACGCCCTGCTGAATCCGTATGTCGCGGCCGAACGGGGGTATGTGGACGCTGTGATCATGCCGTCGGAGACCCGTCGCCACATCGTCCGCGGCCTGCGCACACTGCGGAACAAGCGCGAGTCCCTGCCGCCGAAGAAGCACGGCAACATCCCGCTGTAG
- a CDS encoding biotin--[acetyl-CoA-carboxylase] ligase, translating to MTSSDAPQTPRFSGGERWSDLDRPPLNESALRRSLLRPGGLWTALDVLPRTGSTNTDLVARAAAGAGEGQILIAEEQTAGRGRLDRGWSAPPRSGLFFSVLLQPGPSVPAERWGWLPLLAGVATASALSRTAGVDTALKWPNDLLVTVHGEERKLGGILAERTMAHTAGANGAGAEPGVDSRTDARGAHVAGADEADGAGVVVGVGLNVSLRAAELPVPGAGSLTLAGAKEVDRDPLLRAVLRSFEEWYGRWREADGDPTACRLQEAYAAGCATLGRSVRAMLPGERECVGQAVAIDGYGRLVIETEGGGREAVSAGDIVHLRPASTGE from the coding sequence ATGACCTCATCTGATGCCCCACAGACCCCACGCTTCTCCGGCGGCGAACGCTGGTCCGACCTCGACCGGCCGCCCCTCAACGAGTCCGCGCTGCGCCGGTCGCTGCTGCGCCCCGGCGGCCTGTGGACCGCGCTCGACGTGCTGCCCAGGACCGGCTCCACCAACACCGACCTCGTCGCCCGCGCCGCGGCCGGCGCCGGCGAGGGGCAGATCCTGATCGCCGAGGAGCAGACGGCCGGCCGCGGCCGGCTCGACCGGGGCTGGAGCGCGCCGCCGCGCTCCGGCCTCTTCTTCTCCGTGTTGCTCCAGCCCGGCCCGTCGGTGCCGGCCGAGCGGTGGGGCTGGCTGCCGCTGCTGGCCGGCGTCGCCACGGCCAGCGCCCTGTCCCGTACCGCCGGTGTGGACACGGCCCTCAAGTGGCCCAACGACCTGCTGGTCACGGTGCACGGGGAGGAGCGCAAGCTCGGCGGGATCCTCGCCGAGCGCACCATGGCGCACACCGCCGGCGCGAACGGCGCCGGGGCCGAGCCGGGCGTCGACTCGCGCACCGACGCGCGCGGGGCGCACGTCGCCGGCGCGGACGAGGCCGACGGCGCCGGCGTCGTGGTCGGCGTCGGGCTCAACGTCTCGCTGCGCGCCGCCGAGCTGCCCGTGCCCGGCGCGGGCTCGCTCACCCTGGCCGGCGCCAAGGAGGTGGACCGCGACCCGTTGTTGCGGGCCGTGCTGCGCTCGTTCGAGGAGTGGTACGGGAGGTGGCGGGAGGCCGACGGCGATCCGACGGCCTGTCGGCTTCAGGAGGCGTACGCGGCCGGCTGCGCCACCCTCGGCCGGTCCGTGCGGGCCATGCTGCCGGGCGAGCGGGAGTGCGTCGGCCAGGCCGTGGCCATCGACGGGTACGGCCGGCTGGTCATCGAGACCGAGGGCGGGGGCCGGGAAGCGGTGTCCGCCGGGGACATCGTCCACCTGCGTCCTGCTTCGACGGGAGAGTGA
- a CDS encoding adenylate/guanylate cyclase domain-containing protein produces the protein MSVDDSGAGEPAPPHPPRTAPDAARAASGAERPADPADAVEEAGAEEDGAPPSPTDPGAGHDRNAAAERAAAVEDDPIALKLEQLILGAERRYTPFQAARSAGVSMELASRFWRAMGFADIGQAKALTEADVLALRRLAGLVEAGLLSEPMAVQVARSTGQTTARLADWQIDSFLEGLTEPQEPGMTRTEIAYPLVELLLPELEEFIVYVWRRQLAAATGRVVQAQDDAEMVNRRLAVGFADLVGFTRLTRRLEEEELGELVEAFETTAADLVAAHGGRLIKTLGDEVLYAADDAGVAAEIGLRLIETMSHDETMPALRVGLAFGSVTTRMGDVFGTTVNLASRLTSIAPKDAVLVDGALADELSRTGDAPRSEAEAAAAEKEGESVKYRFALQPMWQRAVRGLGVVEPWLLTRRP, from the coding sequence GTGAGCGTCGACGACTCGGGTGCCGGTGAACCGGCTCCCCCACACCCTCCGCGCACCGCGCCGGACGCGGCGCGGGCCGCCTCGGGCGCCGAGCGCCCCGCCGACCCGGCGGACGCCGTCGAGGAGGCGGGGGCGGAAGAGGACGGGGCGCCCCCGTCCCCGACCGACCCCGGCGCCGGACACGACCGCAACGCGGCGGCCGAGCGGGCCGCCGCCGTCGAGGACGACCCGATCGCGCTCAAGCTGGAGCAGCTCATCCTGGGCGCCGAGCGGCGGTACACGCCCTTCCAGGCGGCCCGCAGCGCCGGTGTCTCGATGGAGCTGGCCTCCCGCTTCTGGCGGGCCATGGGGTTCGCGGACATCGGCCAGGCCAAGGCGCTCACCGAGGCGGACGTGCTGGCGCTGCGCCGGCTCGCGGGCCTGGTCGAGGCCGGGCTGCTGAGCGAGCCGATGGCGGTGCAGGTCGCCCGCTCGACCGGGCAGACCACGGCGCGGCTCGCCGACTGGCAGATCGACTCCTTCCTGGAGGGGCTCACCGAGCCGCAGGAGCCGGGGATGACCCGGACCGAGATCGCGTACCCGCTGGTCGAACTCCTCCTGCCGGAGTTGGAGGAGTTCATCGTCTACGTGTGGCGACGCCAGTTGGCGGCGGCCACCGGGCGCGTGGTGCAGGCGCAGGACGACGCGGAGATGGTCAACCGCCGGCTGGCCGTCGGCTTCGCCGACCTGGTCGGGTTCACGCGACTGACCCGGCGCCTTGAGGAGGAGGAGCTGGGCGAGCTGGTCGAGGCGTTCGAGACCACGGCGGCCGACCTGGTGGCGGCGCACGGCGGACGGCTCATCAAGACGCTGGGCGACGAGGTGCTGTACGCGGCCGACGACGCGGGCGTCGCGGCGGAGATCGGGCTGCGGCTCATCGAGACGATGTCGCACGACGAGACGATGCCGGCGCTGCGGGTGGGGCTCGCCTTCGGGTCGGTGACGACGCGGATGGGCGACGTGTTCGGTACGACGGTCAACCTGGCGAGCCGGCTGACATCGATAGCACCGAAGGACGCCGTGCTCGTGGACGGCGCCCTCGCGGACGAGTTGTCGCGCACCGGCGACGCGCCGCGCTCCGAGGCGGAGGCCGCGGCGGCCGAGAAGGAGGGCGAGTCCGTGAAGTACCGGTTCGCGCTCCAGCCCATGTGGCAGCGCGCCGTCCGTGGACTCGGCGTCGTCGAACCCTGGCTCCTCACCCGCCGCCCCTGA
- a CDS encoding enoyl-CoA hydratase-related protein, producing MAEQRFGEWVAVRRDGFVAELVLDRPQAMNAVSTEMARSIAAACAALGADRDVRAVVLTSTHERAFCVGADLKERNSFSDADLGRQRPVARGAYTGVLELPVPAIAAVHGYALGGGFELALSCDVIVADRTAVVALPEVSVGVIPGGGGTQLLPRRVGAARAAELVFSARRVAADEARELGLVDQLVDAGEARTAALELAGRIAAHSPVGLRAAKRALRLGQGLDLRAGLEVEDAAWRSVAFSGDRAEGVAAFNEKRTPRWPGE from the coding sequence ATGGCGGAGCAGCGGTTCGGTGAGTGGGTGGCCGTGCGACGGGACGGCTTCGTGGCCGAGCTGGTGCTCGACCGGCCGCAGGCCATGAACGCGGTCTCGACGGAGATGGCCCGCTCCATCGCGGCGGCGTGCGCCGCGCTCGGCGCGGACCGGGACGTGCGGGCCGTGGTGCTGACCTCGACGCACGAGCGCGCGTTCTGCGTGGGCGCCGACCTGAAGGAGCGCAACTCGTTCAGCGACGCCGACCTGGGCCGGCAGCGGCCGGTGGCGCGCGGCGCGTACACCGGCGTCCTTGAGCTGCCGGTCCCGGCCATCGCCGCGGTGCACGGTTACGCGCTGGGCGGCGGGTTCGAGCTGGCCCTGTCGTGCGACGTGATCGTGGCCGACCGGACGGCCGTGGTGGCGCTGCCCGAGGTGTCCGTGGGCGTGATTCCCGGCGGTGGGGGTACCCAGTTGTTGCCGCGCCGGGTGGGCGCGGCGCGCGCCGCCGAGCTGGTGTTCTCGGCGCGCCGGGTCGCCGCCGACGAGGCGCGCGAACTCGGCCTCGTGGACCAGCTCGTGGACGCGGGCGAGGCCCGGACCGCGGCGCTTGAGCTGGCCGGCCGGATCGCCGCCCACTCGCCGGTGGGGCTGCGGGCGGCCAAGCGGGCGCTGCGCCTGGGCCAGGGCCTCGACCTGCGGGCCGGGCTTGAGGTCGAGGACGCGGCGTGGCGGTCGGTGGCCTTCTCCGGCGACCGGGCCGAGGGCGTGGCGGCGTTCAACGAGAAGCGGACGCCGCGATGGCCGGGTGAGTGA
- a CDS encoding diguanylate cyclase, whose amino-acid sequence MAAAHTARESMRAAALSALAALEGSFAAICVWERELGRLRVLVNVGELAPGEEQFPVDEAYPVHDFPEITEFLHERWINGGEPRAWVETASGEVATDEVAAGAASGEAAAGAAGAGGGRRGGARSGRVAALRRRGRGCCVVAPIVLRGRAWGELYVARPPGRPAFDRADADFATVLASVTAAGIAQSERLEEAHRLAFTDPLTGLANRRAVDMRLDEALEAHTRQGAVVSLVVCDLNGLKRVNDSLGHETGDRLLERFGSVLSVCGAMLPGALAARLGGDEFCLLAVGPPADEVVAIADELCRRAGALELGEGVACGVASTGDPIGPVRSARRLFRLADAAQYRAKAAHADRPVVAGRDGGTKDPVVRLADAPAPTADRRRIRGRGRGNGASRGKAAPQPGGAPGGTPGAPGSPGAGNGPGGGLSGGGGVPGGGLAGGRGRR is encoded by the coding sequence ATGGCGGCCGCGCACACGGCACGGGAGTCGATGCGCGCCGCCGCGCTGAGCGCACTGGCTGCCCTTGAGGGGTCGTTCGCCGCGATCTGCGTGTGGGAGCGCGAGCTGGGGCGGCTGCGGGTGCTGGTCAACGTGGGGGAGCTGGCCCCGGGCGAGGAGCAGTTCCCGGTGGACGAGGCGTACCCGGTGCACGACTTCCCGGAGATCACGGAGTTCCTGCACGAGCGGTGGATCAACGGCGGCGAGCCGCGCGCCTGGGTGGAGACGGCGTCGGGCGAGGTGGCCACGGACGAGGTGGCGGCCGGCGCGGCCTCGGGCGAGGCGGCGGCCGGTGCGGCCGGCGCGGGTGGTGGGCGCCGTGGCGGGGCGCGGTCCGGGCGGGTGGCGGCGCTGCGGCGGCGCGGCCGGGGCTGCTGCGTGGTGGCGCCGATCGTGCTGCGCGGGCGGGCGTGGGGCGAGCTGTACGTGGCGCGGCCCCCGGGGCGGCCGGCGTTCGACCGGGCCGACGCCGACTTCGCCACCGTGCTGGCGTCGGTCACGGCCGCCGGGATCGCCCAGAGCGAGCGGCTTGAGGAGGCTCACCGGCTGGCCTTCACCGACCCGCTGACCGGGCTGGCCAACCGGCGCGCGGTGGACATGCGCCTTGACGAGGCGCTGGAGGCGCACACCCGGCAGGGCGCGGTGGTGAGCCTGGTGGTGTGCGACCTCAACGGGCTCAAGCGAGTCAACGACTCGCTCGGCCACGAGACGGGCGACCGGTTGCTGGAACGATTCGGCTCGGTGCTCTCGGTGTGTGGGGCGATGCTGCCGGGGGCGCTGGCGGCCCGGCTCGGCGGCGACGAGTTCTGCCTGCTCGCGGTCGGCCCGCCGGCGGACGAGGTGGTGGCGATCGCCGACGAGCTGTGCCGCCGGGCGGGCGCCCTCGAACTGGGCGAGGGCGTGGCCTGCGGCGTGGCGTCCACCGGCGACCCGATCGGCCCGGTGCGCTCGGCGCGCCGGCTGTTCCGGCTGGCGGACGCGGCCCAGTACCGCGCGAAGGCCGCCCACGCGGACCGCCCGGTGGTCGCCGGTCGCGACGGCGGCACCAAGGACCCGGTGGTCCGGCTCGCCGACGCCCCGGCCCCCACCGCGGACCGCCGCCGCATCCGCGGCCGGGGCCGCGGCAACGGCGCCTCCCGTGGCAAGGCCGCCCCCCAGCCCGGCGGCGCCCCGGGCGGCACGCCCGGCGCCCCCGGCTCCCCGGGCGCCGGCAACGGCCCCGGCGGTGGCCTGTCCGGCGGCGGTGGCGTGCCCGGCGGCGGGCTGGCGGGAGGCCGCGGGCGGCGGTGA
- the hutH gene encoding histidine ammonia-lyase — translation MDMQSVVVGTSGTTAEDVIAVARGLARVELSPQSLAGVAASRQVIDELAAKPDPVYGVSTGFGALAVRHISPELRARLQRNIVRSHAAGMGRHVEREVVRALMFLRLKTLASGHTGVRPVVVETMAAILNAGITPVVHEYGSLGCSGDLAPLSHCALTLLGEGEAQGPDGVTRPAAELLAEHGIAPVELREKEGLALLNGTDGMLGMLVMACADLARLFTSADITAALSLEALLGTDRVLAPELHAIRPHPGQAASADNMLRVLAGSGLTGHHQDDAPRVQDAYSIRCAPQVAGAGRDTLAHARLVAERELAAAVDNPVVLREADGTGRVESNGNFHGAPVGYVLDFLAIAVADLGSIAERRTDRLLDKNRSHGLPPFLADDAGVDSGLMIAQYTQAALVSELKRLAVPASVDSIPSSAMQEDHVSMGWSAARKLRTAVDNLTRIIAVELVTATRAIELREGMTPAPATQAVLAAVRAAGVEGPGADRFLAPDLAAAEAFVRSGALIEAVEPVTGPLA, via the coding sequence ATGGATATGCAATCTGTGGTGGTGGGGACGTCCGGTACGACCGCCGAGGACGTGATCGCTGTGGCGCGCGGGCTGGCGCGCGTCGAGCTGTCGCCGCAGTCCCTGGCCGGTGTCGCGGCCTCGCGCCAGGTCATCGACGAACTCGCGGCCAAGCCCGACCCCGTGTACGGGGTCTCGACGGGGTTCGGGGCGCTCGCCGTCCGGCACATCAGCCCCGAGCTGCGCGCCCGGTTGCAGCGCAACATCGTGCGCTCGCACGCGGCCGGCATGGGGCGGCACGTCGAGCGCGAGGTGGTGCGCGCGCTGATGTTCCTGCGCCTGAAGACGTTGGCCTCCGGGCATACCGGGGTCCGACCCGTGGTGGTCGAGACGATGGCCGCGATCCTGAACGCCGGGATCACCCCGGTGGTGCACGAGTACGGCTCGCTCGGCTGCTCCGGCGACCTCGCGCCGCTCTCGCACTGCGCGCTCACCCTCCTCGGCGAGGGCGAGGCGCAGGGCCCCGACGGCGTGACCCGGCCCGCCGCCGAGCTGCTCGCCGAGCACGGCATCGCGCCGGTCGAGCTGCGCGAGAAGGAGGGGCTCGCGCTGCTGAACGGCACCGACGGCATGCTGGGCATGCTCGTCATGGCCTGCGCCGACCTGGCCCGCCTGTTCACCTCGGCCGACATCACGGCCGCCCTCTCGCTTGAGGCGCTGCTCGGCACGGACCGGGTGCTCGCCCCCGAGCTGCACGCCATCCGCCCGCACCCCGGGCAGGCGGCCAGCGCCGACAACATGCTGCGCGTGCTGGCCGGCTCCGGGCTGACGGGTCATCACCAGGACGACGCGCCCCGGGTGCAGGACGCGTACTCCATCCGCTGCGCGCCGCAGGTCGCCGGCGCCGGCCGGGACACCCTGGCGCACGCGCGCCTGGTGGCCGAGCGTGAACTGGCCGCCGCGGTGGACAACCCCGTGGTGCTGCGCGAGGCCGACGGCACGGGCCGGGTCGAGTCCAACGGCAACTTCCACGGCGCGCCGGTCGGCTACGTCCTGGACTTCCTCGCCATCGCCGTCGCCGACCTCGGCTCCATCGCCGAACGGCGCACCGACCGACTCCTGGACAAGAACCGCTCGCACGGCCTGCCGCCGTTCCTCGCCGACGACGCGGGCGTGGACTCCGGCCTGATGATCGCTCAGTACACGCAGGCCGCCCTGGTCAGCGAGTTGAAGCGGTTGGCGGTGCCGGCCTCGGTCGACTCCATCCCGTCCTCCGCGATGCAGGAGGACCACGTCTCGATGGGCTGGTCGGCCGCGCGCAAGCTGCGTACGGCGGTGGACAACCTGACCCGGATCATCGCGGTCGAGCTGGTCACCGCGACCCGCGCCATCGAACTGCGCGAGGGCATGACCCCGGCGCCGGCCACCCAGGCCGTGCTCGCCGCCGTGCGCGCGGCCGGTGTCGAGGGCCCCGGGGCGGACCGTTTCCTCGCCCCTGACCTGGCCGCGGCCGAGGCGTTCGTGCGCTCGGGGGCGCTCATCGAGGCCGTGGAGCCGGTGACGGGCCCGCTGGCCTGA
- a CDS encoding Ig-like domain-containing protein, whose protein sequence is MEKRVMTDGKRRKGLVAVAALLGGVLTLSACGGDDGGDGGGDKEKPGKSQAQVDKAAAKDASDAHIKITPKDGADNAGINSDAKVTVSGGKLSEVSMTSAAGTEVPGVISPDGTSWKPSGQLERSTVYKIKATAQDSEGRKATENTSFTTVSPSNSFIGNFTPEDGSTVGVGMPVSINFDKPVTNKKDVQSAINVTSTSGQEIVGHWFSANRLDFRPKEYWKAGSQVTMKMKLDGVEASNGVKGVQDKTVSFKIGRSQVSTVDAKTKRMTVVRDGKKIKDIPISAGSAENPTYNGQMVISEKFKETRMDGSTVGFTGKDGKGEYDIKDVPHAMRLSTSGTFIHGNYWGSDSIFGAANTSHGCIGLNDAKGAGDPSQDGAWFYEQTILGDVVVMKNSPDKTIKPDNGLNGWNMDWNEWVAGSAV, encoded by the coding sequence ATGGAGAAGCGTGTGATGACGGACGGCAAGCGCCGCAAGGGCCTCGTGGCCGTGGCTGCGCTGCTCGGCGGCGTACTGACCCTCTCCGCCTGTGGCGGGGACGACGGTGGCGACGGCGGTGGCGACAAGGAGAAGCCGGGCAAGTCGCAGGCCCAGGTGGACAAGGCCGCGGCCAAGGACGCGTCCGACGCGCACATCAAGATCACGCCGAAGGACGGCGCCGACAACGCCGGCATCAACAGTGACGCCAAGGTCACCGTGAGTGGCGGCAAGCTGTCCGAGGTCAGCATGACCAGCGCCGCGGGGACCGAGGTCCCCGGCGTGATATCCCCGGACGGCACCTCCTGGAAGCCGAGCGGGCAGCTTGAGCGCTCGACCGTGTACAAGATCAAGGCGACCGCGCAGGACTCCGAGGGCCGCAAGGCCACGGAGAACACGTCCTTCACGACCGTCTCCCCGAGCAACAGCTTCATCGGGAACTTCACGCCCGAGGACGGCTCCACGGTCGGCGTCGGCATGCCCGTGTCGATCAACTTCGACAAGCCCGTGACGAACAAGAAGGACGTGCAGTCCGCGATCAACGTCACGAGCACCAGTGGCCAGGAGATCGTCGGCCACTGGTTCAGCGCCAACCGCCTCGACTTCCGGCCCAAGGAGTACTGGAAGGCCGGGTCGCAGGTGACGATGAAGATGAAGCTCGACGGCGTCGAGGCGTCCAACGGCGTCAAGGGCGTCCAGGACAAGACCGTCAGCTTCAAGATCGGCCGCTCGCAGGTCAGCACGGTGGACGCGAAGACCAAGCGGATGACCGTGGTGCGCGACGGCAAGAAGATCAAGGACATCCCGATCTCGGCGGGCAGCGCCGAGAACCCGACCTACAACGGCCAGATGGTGATCTCCGAGAAGTTCAAGGAGACCCGGATGGACGGCTCGACGGTCGGCTTCACCGGCAAGGACGGCAAGGGCGAGTACGACATCAAGGACGTGCCGCACGCCATGCGGCTGTCCACGTCGGGCACCTTCATCCACGGCAACTACTGGGGCTCCGACTCGATCTTCGGCGCCGCCAACACCAGCCACGGCTGCATCGGCCTGAACGACGCCAAGGGCGCGGGCGACCCCTCGCAGGACGGCGCCTGGTTCTACGAGCAGACCATCCTCGGCGACGTCGTCGTGATGAAGAACTCCCCGGACAAGACCATCAAGCCGGACAACGGGCTCAACGGCTGGAACATGGACTGGAACGAGTGGGTCGCGGGCAGCGCCGTCTGA